A stretch of Aureispira sp. CCB-E DNA encodes these proteins:
- a CDS encoding M48 family metallopeptidase has protein sequence MLKYTISLLLSLCFCACLLAQNVDFDNYELLKSTGTIPQEFLTPSSEKYKKELEKVNQEAKKSDQKDEKQFYLESNFVVDDLLQSAKVLFNDPITQYINQVADELLKNDPELRKKVRFYAVRSSAVNAFATNQGIIFVNIGLLAQLENEAQLAFILAHEISHVRHGHALDMYMEAQKINRYSSRSDLLENTSFDDKMVATNYYSKELETAADKEGLDLYLASQYSLDDLDGVFDVLQYSYLPFDILTFKKEFFENEFIEFPEDYFLPEEEISEINGEYEEDESKSTHPSIDKRRAACADIVAKNSFANRQSFIVNNQEAFLKIRDIARFELAYYYLHAFRYQDAIYACYILMQKYPNSFFLKKIIAKSLYGFTKFQNEIKGVKTYSISYSNEGIDSEYMSKSAYKKIEGPSQQVYYFLSQLKPNELTVFALRYIWDLTAEHPNDSELNHIKEDLFLELAYHYDKRSEFSTQSIVEVEVAELAKQQQDSIDKANNNSTSNKKLSKYDKIKKQKKQQEVITEDEVEEKDYEIYAFRDILESEEFIDLFSKGQLEKKERNNRTEYYNSHEGRAEMRRRKKRNAVALGIDSVLVYAPYYVKIIDGRKTKVDHLTSEKNQALLTDLLLKNAQLAKLDVTLLNTANLSNTDAEAFNELRVLSEWMSQQNRFGGSLLMKGFNQSATDAIVKKYGVKYLLFTGIASLQRRKTHWIYWSVVFDLTTGRYSVIKEDYYKRKDTKTQLNAHLFDALFQIKSKPKAGY, from the coding sequence ATGTTAAAGTACACAATTTCCCTACTGTTAAGTCTTTGTTTCTGCGCTTGCCTATTGGCTCAAAATGTTGATTTTGACAATTATGAATTGTTAAAAAGCACAGGTACGATTCCTCAAGAATTTTTAACTCCATCGTCAGAAAAGTACAAGAAGGAGTTGGAAAAAGTAAACCAAGAGGCTAAAAAATCAGATCAAAAAGATGAGAAACAATTTTATTTAGAAAGTAATTTTGTTGTTGATGATTTGTTACAAAGTGCCAAAGTTTTGTTCAACGACCCAATTACTCAGTATATCAACCAAGTTGCTGATGAACTCTTAAAAAATGATCCAGAACTCCGTAAAAAGGTACGCTTCTACGCTGTTCGTTCGTCAGCTGTAAATGCATTTGCTACCAATCAAGGAATTATTTTTGTCAACATCGGACTGTTGGCACAATTGGAAAATGAAGCTCAGTTGGCTTTTATTTTAGCTCATGAAATCTCCCATGTCCGTCATGGTCATGCGTTAGATATGTATATGGAAGCTCAAAAAATCAACCGTTACTCTAGTCGATCTGATTTGCTTGAAAACACTTCTTTTGACGATAAAATGGTCGCTACTAATTACTATTCCAAAGAACTAGAAACTGCCGCAGACAAAGAAGGGTTAGACTTGTACTTAGCTAGTCAATATAGTTTAGATGATTTAGATGGCGTTTTTGATGTTCTACAATACTCCTACCTACCTTTTGACATCTTAACTTTTAAAAAAGAATTCTTTGAGAATGAATTCATTGAATTTCCAGAAGATTATTTTTTGCCAGAAGAAGAAATTAGTGAAATTAATGGCGAATACGAGGAAGATGAATCGAAAAGCACACATCCTAGTATTGATAAAAGAAGGGCAGCCTGTGCCGATATTGTTGCTAAAAACAGCTTTGCCAATCGCCAATCTTTTATTGTTAACAATCAAGAAGCATTTTTAAAAATTAGAGACATTGCTCGTTTTGAATTGGCTTATTACTATTTGCATGCCTTTAGATACCAAGATGCGATCTATGCTTGCTATATTTTGATGCAAAAATATCCTAACAGCTTCTTTTTAAAGAAAATAATTGCTAAGTCACTTTACGGCTTTACAAAATTTCAAAATGAAATAAAGGGCGTAAAAACCTATTCTATTTCTTATAGCAATGAGGGCATAGATTCTGAATACATGAGCAAGAGTGCTTACAAGAAAATAGAGGGTCCTTCTCAGCAGGTATACTATTTCTTATCTCAACTAAAACCAAATGAATTAACGGTATTTGCACTCCGTTATATTTGGGACTTGACAGCAGAACATCCTAATGATAGTGAGCTCAACCACATCAAAGAAGACTTATTCTTGGAGTTGGCTTACCACTATGACAAACGCTCTGAGTTTTCGACGCAAAGTATCGTTGAGGTTGAAGTGGCAGAATTAGCAAAACAACAGCAAGATAGTATTGACAAAGCTAATAACAATTCTACTTCTAATAAGAAACTGTCCAAATACGACAAGATCAAAAAACAAAAAAAGCAACAAGAAGTTATTACAGAGGATGAGGTTGAGGAGAAAGATTACGAAATATATGCTTTTAGAGATATATTAGAGTCCGAAGAATTCATCGACTTATTTTCTAAGGGACAACTTGAAAAAAAGGAACGAAACAATCGCACAGAATACTACAATAGTCATGAAGGTAGAGCTGAAATGCGTCGACGCAAAAAACGCAATGCCGTTGCACTTGGAATTGATTCCGTTTTGGTATATGCTCCTTACTATGTTAAGATCATAGATGGTAGAAAAACTAAAGTCGATCATTTGACTTCAGAGAAGAATCAAGCCCTGCTGACAGATTTACTACTCAAAAATGCCCAACTTGCTAAATTGGATGTTACGTTACTCAACACAGCTAACTTATCCAATACCGATGCTGAAGCGTTTAACGAACTTCGTGTTTTGTCTGAATGGATGTCGCAACAAAATCGTTTTGGCGGAAGTCTACTCATGAAAGGCTTTAATCAAAGCGCAACAGATGCTATTGTCAAAAAATATGGTGTTAAGTACCTTCTATTTACTGGAATTGCATCCCTTCAACGCCGCAAAACACATTGGATTTATTGGTCTGTCGTTTTTGATTTGACAACGGGACGCTATAGTGTTATAAAAGAAGATTATTACAAAAGAAAAGATACCAAAACGCAAT